In Citrus sinensis cultivar Valencia sweet orange chromosome 4, DVS_A1.0, whole genome shotgun sequence, one DNA window encodes the following:
- the LOC107177859 gene encoding uncharacterized protein LOC107177859, producing MANSEILSALQTLQATFYAKLDGQQLSIHQTIQQFMTSVDSRFEELRTELHGSSNKLVGAFNISHPSSSKYEGVLTGSEVSPVLRSMKMDVPKFDGSDPNGWIFRIEEFFDFHDTPEILRLRIVSFHMEGRAAAWYQWMKNNHLLTTWQEFLANLRYRFGASLYEDPQGDLSKLSQTTTVADFQSAFEDLMNKVTGISEPLLISFFITGLKPNIRRELLFSRPSSLMETFALARTFEAKYNEVKQSTRSWPKWQQPYSLSLGSQTQAKPIYTSSSPATVTTASSPASSSTLPSQTHNTNKPNTLPALLPTPTLPIRRLSPAELREKREKGLCYNCDKKYSSNHRCRNKFLLLMGTDDEELDPQDNEEPSELVDDGITGDISSLNALAGQANPRSLRLIGEIDSHTFQVLIDSGSTHNFIKPALAERLGLAIQPTTNFRVYIGNGDFLVCKQVCPQANLTMQGSAFIVDLFILPIEGIDVVLGIQWLQKLGKVFHDYSALTMEFFLNGQPVMLRGDLSSPTRITYNQLQALIHSDTVTSLCALQPVPVIDALPSFPITDTSSLEFPSSLSNQFLNLLQHYKHLFL from the coding sequence ATGGCAAACTCTGAAATTCTTTCCGCTTTACAGACCCTTCAAGCAACTTTTTACGCCAAACTTGATGGGCAGCAACTGTCCATCCACCAAACAATCCAACAATTCATGACATCAGTCGATTCTCGTTTTGAGGAGTTACGTACAGAACTTCATGGGTCTTCCAACAAACTCGTTGGTGCCTTCAATATTTCACACCCTTCCTCTTCCAAATATGAGGGCGTTCTTACTGGCTCTGAGGTTTCTCCAGTGCTTCGCTCCATGAAAATGGATGTGCCCAAATTCGATGGGTCTGACCCCAATGGATGGATTTTTCGAATAGAAGAATTTTTTGACTTCCATGACACACCTGAGATCCTCCGCCTACGGATTGTCTCATTTCATATGGAAGGCCGAGCTGCTGCGTGGTATCAATGGATGAAGAACAATCACTTGCTCACTACTTGGCAAGAATTTTTAGCTAATTTGCGATATCGTTTTGGTGCTTCTTTGTATGAAGATCCCCAGGGGGATTTGTCCAAATTGAGCCAAACTACCACAGTGGCGGATTTCCAGTCAGCCTTTGAAGACTTAATGAATAAGGTTACAGGCATTTCTGAACCTCTTTTGATTAGTTTTTTCATTACTGGTCTCAAACCCAACATTCGACGGGAATTGCTTTTCTCTAGACCATCTTCACTGATGGAAACCTTTGCGTTAGCTCGCACTTTTGAGGCCAAATATAATGAAGTGAAACAGAGCACACGCTCATGGCCTAAATGGCAGCAACCATATTCCCTTTCACTTGGTTCCCAAACACAAGCCAAACCCATTTATACATCATCATCACCTGCAACTGTTACCACAGCCAGCAGCCCCGCATCCTCTTCGACTCTCCCATCACAAACCCACAATACCAATAAACCAAACACCTTACCTGCATTGTTACCCACACCAACATTACCAATTCGCCGTTTGTCACCGGCTGAACTTCGCGAAAAACGCGAGAAGGGTTTATGTTACAATTGTGACAAAAAATACAGCAGCAATCATCGCTGTCGCAATAAATTTCTACTGCTCATGGGCACTGATGATGAGGAATTAGATCCCCAGGATAACGAGGAACCATCCGAATTGGTAGATGATGGTATTACCGGTGACATCTCTAGCTTAAATGCTTTAGCAGGGCAGGCCAATCCTCGTTCTCTTCGGCTAATTGGCGAAATTGATTCTCACACCTTTCAAGTGCTGATTGATAGTGGCAGCActcataattttatcaaaccgGCGTTAGCGGAACGATTGGGGTTAGCCATTCAGCCCACTACCAATTTTCGAGTATATATTGGCAACGGTGACTTCCTGGTGTGTAAACAAGTCTGCCCTCAAGCGAACTTAACAATGCAAGGCTCGGCTTTTATAGTGGACCTCTTCATTTTGCCAATTGAGGGCATAGATGTGGTTCTTGGCATTCAATGGTTACAGAAATTGGGCAAAGTTTTCCATGACTACTCTGCCCTTACCATGGAGTTTTTTCTAAATGGACAACCAGTGATGCTTCGTGGTGACTTGTCTTCGCCTACTCGGATTACTTATAATCAATTGCAGGCATTAATTCACAGTGATACAGTGACCAGCCTTTGTGCCTTACAACCAGTACCCGTCATCGACGCTTTACCTTCATTTCCCATCACAGACACTTCCTCACTTGAATTTCCTTCTTCCCTTTCTAATCAATTTCTCAACCTTTTACAGCACTATAAACACCTATTTCTCTAA